Proteins from a single region of Streptomyces vinaceus:
- a CDS encoding Lrp/AsnC family transcriptional regulator gives MDRLDREILGILQQDARISYRDLGVRVGLSANATADRVRRMRRDGVIRGFTVIVDPAADTRGGLVVFIDLSLRQDTTNEEFEEKVVRLPGITEVVHVTGEYDYLVRARAADPAALDALLRRLKREAGVAQSSTRIALKGAHGPAPRE, from the coding sequence ATGGACCGCCTCGACAGGGAGATCCTCGGCATCTTGCAGCAGGATGCGCGGATCTCGTACCGCGACCTCGGCGTGCGCGTCGGGCTCAGTGCCAACGCCACCGCCGACCGGGTGCGCCGGATGCGGCGGGACGGGGTGATCCGCGGGTTCACCGTCATCGTGGATCCGGCCGCCGACACCCGCGGCGGCCTCGTCGTCTTCATCGACCTGAGCCTGCGGCAGGACACCACGAACGAGGAGTTCGAGGAGAAGGTGGTGAGGCTGCCCGGGATCACCGAGGTCGTGCACGTGACCGGGGAGTACGACTACCTCGTACGGGCCCGGGCCGCCGATCCCGCCGCGCTCGACGCGCTGCTGCGCCGGCTCAAACGGGAGGCCGGCGTGGCGCAGTCCAGTACGCGGATCGCCCTCAAGGGCGCCCACGGGCCCGCCCCTAGGGAGTGA
- a CDS encoding carboxyl transferase domain-containing protein, with translation MTTTRLSARAAIASVTDPGSFAELPAPHRDSAPDGPLAWAGYDDSRARAATRTGEQESVVTGTALIGGRRAAVISFEFGFLGGSLGERTGDRLEAAYGHAREHRLPLVSLIATGGSRMQEGMLALTQLQRVARQSVLTRAAGLPQIAVLRDPTTGGGWATLGAGADVVLALPGAQVGFAGSRVRPADADPAAYTAEGQYAAGHVDAVVPPSGLPGALADWLRVLAAPRSAEPVEPPAALADVPPPQTGWDAVRQARHPGRPRAGAYLDAYFELRLPLSGDRAGGTDPGMLCGFGLREGRAVAYAAQCGTATRPAGYRTAARVIRLADRLGIPVLTLVDTPGAANDADAEHVGAGAAIADTFAALAAAAVPVTTLLIGEGGSGGALALAAPGNTWVTPDSYFSVIAPELAAAILKRPASEAPSTADQLRIRPQDLVSLGVARGVVGTA, from the coding sequence GTGACGACGACCCGCCTCTCGGCCCGTGCGGCCATCGCCTCCGTGACCGACCCCGGCAGCTTCGCCGAACTTCCCGCCCCCCACCGGGATTCCGCCCCCGACGGCCCCCTGGCGTGGGCCGGGTACGACGACTCCCGTGCCCGCGCGGCCACGCGGACCGGCGAGCAGGAGTCCGTCGTCACCGGGACCGCCCTGATCGGCGGCCGCCGAGCCGCCGTGATCTCCTTCGAGTTCGGCTTCCTCGGCGGCTCCCTCGGCGAACGCACCGGAGACCGGCTCGAAGCCGCGTACGGGCACGCTCGCGAACACCGCCTCCCCCTCGTCTCGCTGATCGCCACCGGCGGCTCCCGGATGCAGGAGGGCATGCTCGCGTTGACCCAACTCCAGCGCGTGGCCCGCCAGTCCGTACTGACGCGGGCCGCCGGGCTCCCGCAGATCGCCGTGCTCCGCGATCCCACCACCGGCGGCGGCTGGGCCACGCTCGGCGCCGGGGCGGACGTCGTGCTCGCCCTCCCGGGTGCGCAGGTCGGCTTCGCGGGCTCCCGGGTGCGGCCGGCGGACGCGGACCCGGCGGCGTACACCGCCGAGGGCCAGTACGCCGCCGGGCACGTGGACGCCGTCGTCCCGCCCTCCGGGCTGCCCGGGGCCCTCGCCGACTGGCTGCGCGTCCTGGCCGCGCCCCGCTCCGCAGAACCGGTCGAACCCCCGGCCGCGTTGGCGGACGTACCGCCGCCGCAGACCGGCTGGGACGCCGTACGGCAGGCGCGCCACCCCGGCCGGCCGCGCGCCGGGGCGTACCTGGACGCGTACTTCGAGCTCCGCCTGCCCCTCTCCGGGGACCGGGCGGGCGGCACGGACCCCGGGATGCTGTGCGGGTTCGGGCTGCGGGAGGGGCGGGCCGTCGCGTACGCGGCCCAGTGCGGCACCGCCACCCGCCCGGCCGGCTACCGTACGGCGGCCCGCGTGATCCGCCTCGCGGACCGCCTCGGGATCCCCGTACTCACCCTGGTCGACACCCCCGGCGCGGCCAACGACGCCGACGCCGAACACGTCGGCGCGGGCGCGGCCATCGCGGACACGTTCGCGGCGCTCGCGGCGGCCGCGGTCCCGGTGACCACCCTGCTGATCGGCGAGGGGGGTTCGGGCGGCGCCCTCGCGCTGGCCGCGCCGGGAAACACCTGGGTCACCCCGGACAGCTACTTCTCCGTGATCGCCCCCGAACTGGCGGCGGCCATCCTCAAGCGCCCCGCCTCCGAGGCCCCCTCCACGGCCGACCAGCTCCGCATCCGCCCCCAGGACCTGGTCTCGCTGGGCGTGGCGCGCGGCGTGGTCGGCACCGCCTGA
- a CDS encoding esterase/lipase family protein produces the protein MLTPRQKLLALLTLCLALLAPLPAHAATPVRPHNPVVFIHGYNADPGVWGGLREDMRAAGYADSELFSWGYDTHQSVNEVVAGQLGAYVDQVRRQTGAAKVDIVAHSLGSLVGRWYVKFGGGTATVDHWVSLAGPNHGTSTAWACALWDQACRDMTPGSYVVKNLNAGDETPGAVKYATFWSNCDEVVNPDDSVPLTGAANTPVGCLKHNDLLGDDATSAAVRAFLAS, from the coding sequence ATGCTGACGCCCCGCCAGAAACTGCTCGCGCTCCTGACGCTCTGCCTGGCGCTCCTCGCGCCGCTCCCGGCCCACGCCGCCACCCCTGTGCGGCCGCACAACCCGGTCGTCTTCATCCACGGCTACAACGCCGATCCGGGAGTCTGGGGCGGCCTGCGCGAGGACATGCGCGCCGCCGGGTACGCGGACTCGGAGCTCTTCTCGTGGGGATACGACACGCACCAGTCGGTCAACGAGGTCGTGGCCGGTCAGCTCGGCGCGTACGTCGACCAGGTCCGCCGGCAGACCGGCGCCGCCAAGGTCGACATCGTGGCGCACTCCCTCGGCTCGCTGGTCGGCCGCTGGTACGTGAAGTTCGGCGGCGGCACCGCGACCGTGGACCACTGGGTCTCGCTGGCCGGCCCCAACCACGGCACCTCCACCGCGTGGGCCTGCGCCCTGTGGGACCAGGCCTGCCGGGACATGACCCCCGGTTCGTACGTCGTGAAGAACCTGAACGCGGGGGACGAGACCCCGGGCGCGGTGAAGTACGCGACGTTCTGGTCGAACTGCGACGAGGTGGTCAACCCCGACGACAGCGTCCCGCTGACCGGGGCGGCCAACACGCCGGTCGGCTGCCTCAAGCACAACGACCTGCTGGGGGACGACGCCACCTCGGCGGCCGTCCGCGCCTTCCTCGCCTCCTAG
- a CDS encoding MFS transporter yields the protein MTGTSTPTPTPARRATRIFADLTPLRTSADYRRLWVGSTISWMGQAMTALAISLQVYDITGSSFSVGLVGLFSLVPLVAFGLYGGAIADTVDRRKLGLYSSLGLTALSIALAGAALLGYHRVWLLYSVVALQAVCGALNGPARSAMIPRLLPTEQLPAANALNSVTMTSGTMIGPVLGGLIVGWWGYQAAYLIDAVTFCAALYAVWRLPAMLPEREGGKRGRASVLDGLRFLGTRPNIRMTFFSDMAAMVLAQPKALFPAIAVLWYGGDAKTVGLLVAAPAVGALLGGLFSGWQGRIRRHGLAILISVAAWGLAIAVFGLTRNLWLGLFFLALAGWADTISMVFRSTMMQAATPDEMRGRLQGVFIVVVAGGPRLGDFLAGTTADLTSPAVAITGGGLGCVLVLLLLALRWRGFARYDARSPQA from the coding sequence GTGACCGGTACGAGCACCCCCACGCCCACGCCCGCCCGCCGCGCGACGCGCATATTCGCCGACCTGACCCCGCTGCGCACGTCCGCCGACTACCGGCGGCTGTGGGTCGGCAGCACCATCTCCTGGATGGGCCAGGCGATGACCGCCCTCGCGATCTCGCTCCAGGTGTACGACATCACCGGCTCCAGCTTCTCCGTCGGGCTCGTCGGACTCTTCTCCCTCGTCCCGCTCGTCGCCTTCGGCCTCTACGGCGGGGCCATCGCCGACACCGTCGACCGGCGCAAGCTGGGCCTCTACAGCTCCCTCGGCCTGACGGCCCTGTCGATCGCCCTGGCCGGCGCCGCGCTCCTCGGCTACCACCGGGTCTGGTTGCTGTACTCGGTCGTCGCGCTCCAGGCGGTCTGCGGCGCCCTCAACGGACCCGCCCGCTCCGCGATGATCCCGCGACTGCTGCCGACCGAGCAGCTGCCCGCCGCCAACGCGCTGAACTCGGTGACGATGACCTCCGGAACGATGATCGGCCCGGTGCTCGGCGGGCTCATCGTGGGCTGGTGGGGCTACCAGGCCGCCTACCTGATCGACGCCGTCACCTTCTGCGCCGCGCTCTACGCGGTGTGGCGGCTGCCCGCGATGCTGCCCGAGCGGGAGGGCGGCAAGCGCGGCCGGGCCTCCGTACTCGACGGGCTGCGCTTCCTCGGCACCCGGCCGAACATCCGGATGACCTTCTTCTCCGACATGGCCGCCATGGTGCTCGCCCAGCCGAAGGCGCTGTTCCCGGCCATCGCGGTGCTCTGGTACGGCGGCGACGCCAAGACCGTCGGCCTGCTGGTGGCCGCGCCCGCCGTCGGGGCGCTGCTGGGCGGGCTGTTCTCCGGCTGGCAGGGCCGGATCCGCCGGCACGGGCTGGCGATCCTGATCTCCGTGGCGGCATGGGGGCTGGCCATCGCCGTGTTCGGGCTCACCCGGAACCTGTGGCTCGGGCTGTTCTTCCTGGCCCTGGCGGGCTGGGCGGACACCATCTCCATGGTGTTCCGCTCCACGATGATGCAGGCCGCCACCCCGGACGAGATGCGGGGGCGCCTGCAGGGCGTGTTCATCGTGGTCGTCGCGGGCGGGCCCCGGCTCGGGGACTTCCTCGCCGGCACCACCGCCGACCTGACCTCCCCGGCCGTGGCGATCACGGGCGGCGGGCTGGGCTGCGTACTGGTGCTGCTCCTGCTGGCCCTGCGCTGGCGCGGGTTCGCCCGGTACGACGCGAGGTCGCCGCAGGCGTGA
- a CDS encoding MarR family winged helix-turn-helix transcriptional regulator, whose protein sequence is MPSRRADPLTLEVVELIGSVVARYHEEYEDAAASHQLTGAQARVLNLLSLEPMPMRRIAQQLKCEPSNITGIVDRLESRGLVERRPDPADRRVKLAAPTQEGLQTADRLRESLDFAREPLAGLSTAERAVLRDLLKRMLG, encoded by the coding sequence ATGCCCAGTCGTCGCGCAGATCCCCTGACCCTTGAGGTCGTCGAGCTCATCGGCTCCGTCGTGGCCCGCTACCACGAGGAGTACGAGGACGCGGCAGCCAGCCACCAGCTCACCGGCGCCCAGGCGCGGGTGCTGAACCTGCTGTCGCTGGAGCCGATGCCGATGCGCAGGATCGCCCAGCAGCTCAAGTGCGAGCCCTCGAACATCACCGGCATCGTGGACCGGCTGGAGTCGCGCGGACTCGTCGAGCGCAGGCCGGACCCGGCGGACCGCCGGGTGAAGCTGGCCGCGCCGACGCAGGAGGGGCTGCAGACCGCGGACCGGCTGCGCGAGTCGCTTGACTTCGCGCGCGAGCCGCTCGCCGGACTGTCCACGGCGGAGCGGGCGGTCCTGCGGGACCTGCTCAAGCGGATGCTGGGCTGA
- a CDS encoding SCO2400 family protein, producing the protein MDYCHACRRHLNGALACAGCGTPIEYLPPAAPGASAAPYGSARAEADDPLADPFADSLVVLSGADRGGRAGSRRRATHRRRRRTLLTLAVGLALAAGGTVALARIVTEGQKTDRAAEVVLTDGNGPQDPGPLPSGKGTPAVPTALKPVKASGSAKATAGATQPAGPGASAEGSAQPGPTVSASASGGTRPTKGATGPGPSVKPSQSGKPSPSASGSAQPPSPSPSPSPTKTGCWFIFFC; encoded by the coding sequence ATGGACTACTGCCACGCGTGCCGGAGACACCTCAACGGCGCCCTGGCGTGCGCCGGCTGCGGTACCCCGATCGAGTACCTGCCGCCCGCCGCACCCGGGGCGTCCGCCGCCCCGTACGGCTCCGCGCGCGCCGAGGCAGACGATCCGCTCGCCGATCCGTTCGCCGACTCGCTCGTCGTCCTGTCCGGTGCGGACCGGGGCGGCCGGGCCGGATCGCGGCGCCGCGCCACGCACCGCAGGCGCCGCCGGACCCTGCTGACCCTCGCGGTGGGCCTGGCGCTCGCGGCCGGGGGCACGGTCGCGCTGGCCCGCATCGTCACCGAGGGGCAGAAGACCGACCGGGCCGCCGAGGTGGTGCTCACCGACGGGAACGGCCCGCAGGATCCGGGCCCGCTGCCGAGCGGTAAGGGGACCCCCGCCGTGCCCACGGCGCTGAAGCCGGTGAAGGCCTCCGGGTCCGCGAAGGCCACCGCGGGCGCCACGCAGCCGGCCGGGCCCGGGGCCTCCGCCGAGGGGTCCGCGCAGCCGGGTCCGACGGTGTCCGCCTCCGCCTCGGGCGGGACGAGGCCGACCAAGGGGGCCACCGGGCCGGGGCCGTCCGTAAAGCCGAGTCAGTCGGGGAAGCCGTCGCCGAGCGCTTCCGGGTCGGCGCAGCCGCCGTCGCCGAGCCCCAGCCCGTCGCCGACCAAGACCGGCTGCTGGTTCATCTTCTTCTGCTGA
- a CDS encoding GAF domain-containing protein — protein sequence MTNEAPGPADPGAGAGLPVLLEAVLSVGSELELRATLQHIVDSAIELCSARYAALGVIDPERVRLTELYTAGLSEAERAAIPRLPDGRTGVIGALITDPRPLVLEDLSKDPRSSGLPPGHPPMRSFLGVPIRVHTEVFGNLYLTEKRGGGTFTDEDLALVRVLASQAGIAIGNARLYETARRRERWIEGAAAVTTTLLAGRPAADALMCVAERARLLADAAAGVVLQPTPEGGMEIVAASTQGDPGDLVGTAIAPGSPVLVQLLGGEPVFIEDSATDPRMTTHVRERFGPSMMLPLQSGGQLIGTLALPRARGGRPYDAVDRLLASQFASQAALALVLADAQHDREQLAVYEDRDRIARDLHDLVVQRLFATEMMLESTKKRSASAPAGDTVGDELGRAVDELDSTIQEVRTAIFALQQPPTDAPTTVRGRILRETGGAAVLLGFQPSVHFAGAVDALLPEPVAGELLSALRGALAAAHRRAQVTSIEVEVDATPARVRLTVTDDGRTDSGTRGTTLAWESELTP from the coding sequence ATGACGAACGAGGCGCCCGGGCCGGCCGATCCCGGGGCAGGGGCCGGCCTGCCCGTACTCCTGGAGGCGGTGCTCAGCGTCGGCTCCGAGCTGGAGCTGCGGGCCACCCTCCAGCACATCGTGGACTCGGCGATCGAGCTCTGCTCGGCCCGGTACGCAGCGCTCGGGGTCATCGACCCCGAGCGCGTCCGGCTGACCGAGCTCTACACGGCCGGCCTGAGCGAGGCGGAGCGCGCCGCGATCCCCCGGCTGCCCGACGGGCGTACGGGTGTGATCGGCGCGCTGATCACCGATCCGCGCCCGCTGGTGCTGGAGGACCTGTCGAAGGACCCGCGCTCGTCGGGCCTCCCGCCCGGCCATCCCCCCATGCGCAGCTTCCTGGGCGTCCCGATCCGCGTCCACACGGAGGTCTTCGGCAACCTGTACCTGACGGAGAAGCGGGGCGGCGGCACGTTCACCGACGAGGACCTCGCGCTGGTACGGGTCCTGGCCTCGCAGGCGGGGATAGCGATCGGCAACGCCCGGCTGTACGAGACGGCGCGCCGCCGGGAGCGCTGGATCGAGGGCGCCGCCGCGGTCACCACGACCCTGCTGGCCGGCCGCCCGGCCGCCGACGCGCTGATGTGCGTGGCCGAACGGGCCCGGCTGCTCGCGGACGCGGCGGCCGGGGTGGTCCTCCAGCCGACCCCCGAGGGCGGCATGGAGATCGTGGCCGCCTCCACGCAGGGGGACCCCGGGGACCTGGTCGGGACGGCGATCGCCCCCGGCTCACCGGTCCTGGTACAACTCCTCGGCGGCGAGCCGGTCTTCATAGAGGACTCGGCGACGGACCCCCGGATGACCACGCACGTGCGGGAACGTTTCGGCCCGAGCATGATGCTGCCGCTCCAGAGCGGCGGCCAGCTGATCGGCACCCTGGCCCTCCCGCGCGCCCGCGGCGGCCGCCCGTACGACGCCGTGGACCGGCTGCTGGCCTCGCAGTTCGCCTCCCAGGCCGCGCTGGCCCTCGTCCTGGCGGACGCGCAGCACGACCGCGAACAGCTGGCCGTCTACGAGGACCGCGACCGGATCGCACGGGACCTGCACGACCTGGTGGTCCAGCGGCTGTTCGCGACGGAGATGATGCTGGAGAGCACGAAGAAGCGCTCCGCGTCCGCCCCGGCCGGGGACACGGTCGGTGACGAACTGGGCCGGGCCGTGGACGAGCTCGACTCCACCATCCAGGAGGTCCGCACCGCCATCTTCGCCCTCCAGCAGCCCCCGACCGACGCCCCGACGACGGTCCGCGGCCGGATCCTGCGGGAGACGGGAGGGGCGGCGGTCCTGCTGGGCTTCCAGCCCTCGGTCCACTTCGCGGGCGCGGTGGACGCCCTGCTCCCGGAGCCGGTGGCGGGCGAACTGCTGTCGGCCCTGCGCGGAGCCCTGGCCGCGGCCCACCGCCGCGCGCAGGTCACCTCGATCGAGGTCGAGGTGGACGCGACCCCGGCCCGCGTCCGCCTGACCGTCACGGACGACGGCCGCACGGATTCGGGGACGCGGGGGACGACGCTGGCCTGGGAGTCGGAGCTCACTCCCTAG
- a CDS encoding LysE family transporter, with the protein MSEFISPALSGAVAGLGVAMPMGAMSVLLLQEAMRHRRTAMAAAAGIATVDLAYAAVATALGPWVASHVTPVEAWIRLLSAAVLLWIAGRALYRGRTLPAPEPGRVPSRVIPSGGTGPGEPPPAPPAGPDSGHPADTEPGAGVGVGAGPGRGPAKSYARYVALTAVNPTTALYFAALTTAQASTLTTPATGAAFLAGVATASLLWQQTLVAIGAAAGRRISPAVRAWTFRLGYGLVAAYALKLAFPLP; encoded by the coding sequence ATGAGCGAATTCATCTCCCCCGCGCTGTCGGGAGCGGTCGCGGGCCTGGGCGTGGCGATGCCGATGGGGGCCATGAGCGTGCTGCTGCTCCAGGAGGCGATGCGGCACCGCCGTACGGCGATGGCCGCGGCGGCCGGCATCGCGACGGTGGACCTCGCCTACGCGGCCGTCGCCACGGCCCTGGGCCCCTGGGTGGCCTCCCACGTCACCCCCGTCGAGGCCTGGATCCGCCTGCTGTCGGCGGCCGTCCTCCTGTGGATCGCCGGCCGCGCCCTGTACCGCGGCCGCACCCTCCCGGCGCCGGAGCCGGGGCGCGTGCCGAGCCGCGTGATCCCGTCCGGCGGGACGGGTCCGGGTGAACCGCCGCCTGCGCCGCCTGCCGGGCCCGACTCCGGACACCCCGCCGACACGGAACCCGGGGCCGGGGTTGGAGTCGGGGCCGGACCCGGCCGCGGGCCGGCCAAGTCCTATGCCCGGTACGTCGCGCTCACCGCCGTGAACCCCACCACCGCCCTCTACTTCGCCGCCCTCACCACCGCCCAGGCCTCCACCCTCACCACCCCGGCCACCGGCGCCGCCTTCCTGGCCGGCGTGGCCACCGCGTCCCTCCTCTGGCAGCAGACCCTCGTCGCGATCGGCGCCGCCGCCGGCCGCCGCATCTCCCCCGCCGTGCGCGCCTGGACCTTCCGCCTCGGCTACGGCCTCGTCGCGGCCTACGCCCTCAAGCTCGCCTTCCCGCTGCCCTGA
- a CDS encoding organic hydroperoxide resistance protein: MSIQQSDVLYTAVATAENGRDGRVATHDGQLDVVVNPPKEMGGSGAGTNPEQLFAAGYSACFQGALGVVARNENADISGSTVTAEVGIGKNDDGFGLIVKISASIPNVDAVTAKELIEKAHQVCPYSKATRGNITVELAV; encoded by the coding sequence ATGTCCATCCAGCAGTCCGACGTCCTGTACACCGCCGTCGCCACCGCCGAGAACGGCCGTGACGGCCGCGTCGCGACCCACGACGGCCAGCTCGACGTCGTCGTGAACCCGCCGAAGGAGATGGGCGGCAGCGGCGCCGGGACCAACCCGGAGCAGCTGTTCGCCGCCGGCTACAGCGCCTGCTTCCAGGGCGCGCTCGGCGTCGTCGCCCGCAACGAGAACGCGGACATCTCCGGTTCGACCGTCACCGCCGAGGTCGGCATCGGCAAGAACGACGACGGCTTCGGCCTGATCGTCAAGATCTCCGCCTCGATCCCGAACGTGGACGCCGTCACCGCCAAGGAGCTCATCGAGAAGGCCCACCAGGTCTGCCCGTACTCCAAGGCGACCCGCGGCAACATCACGGTCGAGCTCGCCGTCTGA
- a CDS encoding NADP-dependent oxidoreductase gives MSEIPAVSREWHLVRRPQGWPVAEDFALREVEVAAPAPGRILVRNLHMSVDPYMRGRMNDVKSYVPPFQLDKPMDGGAVGEVVASADERFAVGDHVLHGLGWREYADVDAKHATKVDAALAPLSAYLGVLGMPGLTAYAGLFEVASFKEGDTVFVSGAAGAVGSLVGQFAKIKGAARVIGSAGSDEKVTLLTQKYGFDAAFNYKNGPVGEQLKEAAPEGIDVYFDNVGGDHLEAAISSLNVHGRATLCGAIAQYNATEPTPGPRNLALVIGKRLRLQGVLVGDHAGLQPQFVQDVAGWLRSGELVADETVVEGVENATGAFLGMLRGENTGKMIVSFTG, from the coding sequence ATGTCTGAGATCCCTGCCGTCAGCCGCGAGTGGCACCTCGTCCGCCGCCCGCAGGGCTGGCCCGTCGCCGAGGACTTCGCCCTGCGCGAGGTCGAGGTCGCGGCCCCGGCCCCCGGCCGGATCCTGGTGCGCAACCTGCACATGTCCGTCGACCCGTACATGCGCGGCCGGATGAACGACGTGAAGTCCTACGTCCCGCCGTTCCAGCTGGACAAGCCGATGGACGGCGGCGCGGTCGGCGAGGTCGTCGCCTCCGCCGACGAGCGCTTCGCCGTCGGCGACCACGTCCTGCACGGCCTCGGCTGGCGCGAGTACGCCGACGTGGACGCCAAGCACGCCACCAAGGTCGACGCCGCGCTCGCCCCGCTCTCCGCCTACCTCGGCGTGCTCGGCATGCCCGGCCTGACCGCCTACGCGGGCCTCTTCGAGGTGGCCTCCTTCAAGGAGGGCGACACCGTCTTCGTCTCCGGCGCGGCCGGTGCGGTCGGCAGCCTCGTCGGCCAGTTCGCGAAGATCAAGGGCGCCGCACGGGTCATCGGCTCGGCCGGATCGGACGAGAAGGTGACGCTCCTCACGCAGAAGTACGGCTTCGACGCCGCCTTCAACTACAAGAACGGCCCCGTCGGCGAGCAGCTGAAGGAGGCCGCCCCCGAGGGCATCGACGTCTACTTCGACAATGTCGGCGGGGACCACCTGGAGGCCGCGATCTCCTCCCTGAACGTGCACGGCCGCGCCACCCTGTGCGGGGCGATCGCGCAGTACAACGCCACCGAGCCGACCCCCGGGCCGCGCAACCTGGCCCTGGTCATCGGCAAGCGCCTGCGCCTGCAGGGCGTGCTCGTCGGGGACCACGCCGGCCTCCAGCCGCAGTTCGTCCAGGACGTCGCCGGCTGGCTGCGCTCCGGTGAGCTCGTGGCCGACGAGACCGTCGTCGAGGGCGTGGAGAACGCGACCGGGGCCTTCCTGGGCATGCTGCGCGGCGAGAACACCGGAAAGATGATCGTTTCCTTCACCGGTTAG
- a CDS encoding rod shape-determining protein, protein MTVSLEQLRRCHVAVDLGAARTRVYVKGAGLVVDEPSVAAVNTRTGALIAVGTFAERMTGRTPDYIRVVRPVSGGTVVDIEMAQRMLRHLLGEKLRRALRRKPRLRAAACTPHDADPLAQRAAVETMVGLGARRVELVDTLIAAAVGCGLPVEQPTATMIMVCGAAATQVAVLSLGSIVTAQRIPVGGEAIDHAVVQHLRHAHELMLPSQAVRPLQVALHGNGITGGGPASTLIHGRDVATGLARSVHVDTAAVRDAIHTPLTAVLDGIGKVLRDCPPDLVADLTDRGIMMVGGSALLPGLDQMLRDATGMPVAIAERPDVCAVLGLGMMLEGKIAPMVLNPLAE, encoded by the coding sequence GTGACCGTCAGTCTTGAGCAGTTGCGCCGCTGCCACGTCGCCGTCGACCTGGGAGCGGCCAGGACCCGCGTCTACGTCAAGGGCGCCGGCCTGGTCGTCGACGAGCCCAGCGTGGCCGCCGTCAACACCCGCACCGGCGCGCTCATCGCGGTCGGTACCTTCGCCGAACGGATGACGGGCCGCACGCCCGACTACATCCGCGTCGTACGCCCCGTCTCCGGCGGCACCGTCGTCGACATCGAGATGGCCCAGCGGATGCTGCGCCACCTGCTCGGCGAGAAGCTGCGCCGCGCCCTGCGCCGCAAGCCCCGGCTGCGGGCCGCCGCCTGCACCCCGCACGACGCCGACCCGCTCGCGCAGCGGGCCGCCGTGGAGACGATGGTCGGGCTCGGGGCCCGGCGCGTCGAGCTCGTCGACACCCTGATCGCGGCGGCCGTCGGCTGCGGCCTGCCCGTGGAGCAGCCGACCGCGACGATGATCATGGTGTGCGGGGCCGCCGCCACGCAGGTCGCCGTCCTCTCCCTCGGCTCGATCGTCACCGCCCAGCGGATCCCGGTCGGCGGCGAGGCCATCGACCACGCCGTCGTCCAGCACCTGCGCCACGCGCACGAGCTGATGCTCCCGAGCCAGGCCGTCCGGCCGCTCCAGGTGGCCCTGCACGGCAACGGCATCACCGGCGGGGGCCCCGCCTCCACCCTCATCCACGGCCGAGACGTGGCCACCGGTCTCGCCCGTTCCGTCCACGTGGACACCGCCGCCGTACGCGACGCCATCCACACCCCGCTGACCGCCGTCCTCGACGGCATCGGCAAGGTGCTGCGGGACTGCCCTCCGGACCTGGTCGCCGACCTGACGGACCGGGGGATCATGATGGTGGGAGGCAGCGCCCTGCTGCCGGGCCTGGACCAGATGCTGCGCGACGCCACCGGAATGCCCGTCGCCATCGCCGAACGTCCGGACGTGTGCGCCGTGCTCGGTCTCGGCATGATGCTCGAAGGGAAGATCGCCCCGATGGTCCTCAACCCGCTGGCCGAATGA